In the genome of Caldalkalibacillus salinus, one region contains:
- a CDS encoding spore coat protein produces MLPKVKGPEMNDRDRVNDVLATEKYLITVANIAAWESSHSELHQDAVSICQELQECHRDLFNLMFKKGWYKLEAEEQQKLDQAYKQFSNYSTQFPYTTQAH; encoded by the coding sequence ATGTTACCCAAAGTGAAGGGGCCAGAAATGAACGACCGTGACCGTGTGAATGATGTACTCGCTACAGAGAAATATCTGATAACAGTAGCGAATATAGCCGCTTGGGAATCTAGTCACTCAGAGCTACACCAGGATGCTGTCTCTATCTGCCAAGAGCTCCAAGAGTGTCACCGTGACCTGTTTAACTTGATGTTCAAAAAGGGATGGTACAAGCTAGAAGCTGAAGAGCAACAGAAGCTTGATCAAGCCTATAAGCAATTCTCAAACTACTCAACGCAGTTTCCGTACACGACCCAGGCACATTAG
- a CDS encoding ion channel, which yields MFELMKQAVKVKNRRLILMAIVFFVFSAYFLHYLEPEMFNTPFIAFWYVMTTVTTTGYGDFVPETTIGKIYTLILYLVGIGLIGIILGKIVEFFELRRKWKEEGRLQFRGKSQFVVVGWSKKAKTTIYEILISKEEAHIVLIDTKNRSPVSHPRIHYIQGDATEVKTLEKASVLDAEAVLVFASDPVTDEVSADGRSLLIVSSIESYARKEGRQIYTIVEIIREKHIPNFKHANVDEFVLSNEAFSDLMAKSALHKGSTRLFMQLLSHKHGVNLWEIRRDPEWYTYHDAFEALKNMGANLISDHHDFTIIQRLDEPIPDDAQLYVICDDATYRRLKDDIKIS from the coding sequence ATGTTTGAGCTAATGAAACAGGCAGTCAAAGTAAAAAATCGGAGACTTATCCTTATGGCTATCGTGTTTTTCGTTTTTAGTGCCTACTTTTTACACTATTTAGAACCTGAGATGTTCAATACCCCTTTTATTGCTTTTTGGTATGTCATGACAACGGTGACCACAACCGGTTACGGGGACTTTGTTCCAGAAACCACGATCGGTAAGATTTATACACTGATTCTTTATTTAGTGGGGATAGGCTTAATTGGGATTATCTTAGGGAAAATAGTAGAGTTTTTCGAATTACGTAGAAAATGGAAGGAAGAGGGAAGGTTGCAATTCAGAGGGAAATCACAGTTCGTTGTCGTTGGGTGGTCAAAAAAAGCGAAAACAACCATATATGAAATCCTCATATCTAAGGAGGAGGCACATATTGTCCTCATTGATACGAAAAACCGGTCACCTGTATCACATCCCCGTATCCATTACATCCAAGGAGATGCGACTGAAGTCAAGACATTAGAAAAAGCAAGTGTACTTGATGCCGAAGCAGTCCTCGTTTTTGCTTCTGATCCTGTCACAGACGAGGTCTCAGCGGATGGACGCTCACTGCTCATTGTGTCGAGTATAGAAAGCTATGCCCGAAAAGAAGGGAGACAAATCTACACCATCGTCGAAATTATTAGAGAAAAGCACATCCCAAATTTCAAACATGCCAATGTGGATGAATTTGTATTATCCAATGAAGCATTCTCCGACCTTATGGCCAAATCAGCCCTACATAAAGGGTCAACGAGACTGTTTATGCAGCTGTTAAGTCACAAGCACGGGGTTAACCTGTGGGAGATTAGAAGAGACCCGGAATGGTACACGTATCACGACGCCTTTGAAGCACTGAAGAATATGGGCGCTAACCTCATTTCCGACCATCATGACTTTACGATTATCCAGCGCTTAGATGAACCTATTCCAGATGACGCCCAATTATATGTCATATGTGATGACGCCACATACCGAAGACTAAAGGACGACATAAAAATATCATAA
- a CDS encoding YolD-like family protein, producing MKINKLTPGHNLLWESSRMMLPEHKGKMVKYRQQHTKKEKPLLDAQHLETLSQVIHAAMCANHTVVVELYDPFETQTLTGAIAKVDVHKGQLKLSNDEGNTWVALQDVLNISVV from the coding sequence TTGAAAATCAACAAGCTCACACCTGGACACAATTTACTTTGGGAATCGAGTCGTATGATGCTGCCCGAACATAAGGGAAAAATGGTGAAGTACCGTCAACAGCATACGAAGAAAGAAAAGCCACTCCTAGACGCGCAACACCTTGAGACGTTATCACAGGTGATCCATGCAGCCATGTGTGCAAATCATACCGTTGTGGTTGAGCTTTACGATCCATTCGAGACGCAGACGCTGACAGGCGCAATAGCCAAAGTGGATGTGCACAAAGGACAATTGAAGCTATCCAACGATGAAGGGAATACTTGGGTTGCTCTACAGGATGTTTTAAATATTAGCGTTGTATAG